From the Deltaproteobacteria bacterium genome, one window contains:
- a CDS encoding tetratricopeptide repeat protein, which produces MARAPFRLRAAALLLGAVLAAAGCGPSIEERLAAARELQDRQQFEGSLAPLRSVLADEPGQPEASFRLGLALAKTGQLSGAVFPLREAAGTEAFAVEAGLMLAQVLAATDNTDQAHAAATKVLEHDPDQVEALALRVRTHHRRGDYGAMLADAEHLSRLEPGARGLGLRVAALEALGRFDAEREVLAALEALHREEGNLAEAARACGVRAASFERSDGNLTRGVPAIEACLAEYPTQPVVLETAARVLPEERVLARWREAAGAAPESIELRLGYARQLGLAGRMDEARVVTRAAAEDFRTVQAWLALADLESMLGHPEEADAAFRSAAAAAPQQAGAILLSRADLRIASGDLDGAEQLAKEIGDPALANIVRGHILLEKGELASALERLEKALETYPSHAGARTLAGRAAERLGQNERALAHYREAVRTDPGATSAGLWAGLLARSLGRYAEATEYLVRHLTAAKAPPDARTYAAAIRAAQAAGMGPVTAELLEKMGQRPDLAAAFAVEKAWVAEQAGGAEAAARSITASGIDLEEPANEAALRALVDAELASGQGEQALERIDAALRQAPERASLRDARGRVLLRLGRAAEAKAAFERAAASDPDYGPARSGLGAIAAREGDLEAALRHFDEAARAPLPDPEADFKAAQAAGALGRHDEAVRRYRLVLVDQPDHAGANNDLAWILAERKEDLDGALALAERAARLAPSARTFDTLAFVQMQRGEGDAARGTLEGALEKEAGQPTLLYRLGLVRKAGGDREGAANALRQALEAGAFPEADAARAELASLEQGQP; this is translated from the coding sequence ATGGCCCGAGCCCCGTTCCGGCTGCGCGCTGCCGCCCTCCTGCTCGGCGCCGTGCTGGCCGCCGCGGGCTGCGGGCCGAGCATCGAGGAGCGGCTGGCCGCGGCCCGGGAGCTCCAGGACCGCCAGCAGTTCGAGGGCTCGCTCGCCCCGCTGCGGAGCGTGCTGGCCGACGAGCCGGGCCAGCCCGAGGCGAGCTTCCGGCTCGGCCTCGCGCTGGCGAAGACCGGCCAGCTCAGCGGGGCGGTCTTCCCGCTGCGCGAGGCTGCCGGCACGGAGGCCTTCGCCGTCGAGGCGGGGCTCATGCTGGCGCAGGTCCTCGCCGCCACCGACAACACCGACCAGGCACACGCCGCGGCAACGAAGGTGCTGGAGCACGACCCCGACCAGGTCGAAGCGCTCGCGCTCCGGGTCCGGACCCATCACCGCCGCGGCGACTACGGGGCGATGCTCGCCGACGCCGAGCACCTCTCCCGGCTCGAGCCCGGCGCGCGCGGGCTCGGCCTGCGGGTGGCGGCGCTCGAGGCGCTCGGCCGCTTCGACGCGGAGCGCGAGGTGCTGGCGGCGCTCGAGGCGCTGCATCGCGAGGAGGGCAACCTGGCGGAGGCCGCGCGCGCGTGCGGCGTGCGCGCCGCGAGCTTCGAGAGATCCGACGGCAACCTCACGCGCGGCGTACCCGCCATCGAAGCGTGTCTCGCCGAGTACCCCACCCAGCCGGTCGTCCTCGAGACGGCGGCCCGGGTGCTGCCGGAGGAGCGCGTGCTCGCACGGTGGCGCGAGGCCGCCGGAGCGGCGCCCGAGTCGATCGAGCTGCGGCTCGGCTACGCGAGGCAGCTCGGGCTGGCGGGCCGGATGGACGAGGCGCGCGTCGTGACCCGCGCGGCCGCCGAGGACTTCCGCACCGTCCAGGCATGGCTCGCGCTCGCCGATCTCGAGTCGATGCTGGGGCATCCCGAGGAGGCGGACGCGGCGTTCCGGAGCGCCGCCGCTGCGGCTCCGCAGCAGGCCGGGGCGATCCTGCTGAGCCGCGCCGACCTGCGCATCGCCAGCGGCGATCTCGACGGCGCGGAGCAGCTCGCGAAGGAGATCGGGGATCCGGCGCTCGCGAACATCGTGCGCGGCCACATCCTGCTCGAGAAGGGCGAGCTCGCGAGTGCCCTCGAGCGGCTCGAGAAGGCGCTCGAGACCTACCCGAGCCACGCGGGCGCCCGCACCCTCGCCGGCCGCGCGGCCGAGCGCCTCGGCCAGAACGAGCGCGCGCTCGCGCACTACCGCGAGGCCGTGCGCACCGACCCGGGCGCGACCTCGGCGGGCCTGTGGGCCGGGCTGCTCGCCCGCTCGCTCGGCCGCTACGCCGAGGCCACCGAGTACCTGGTTCGCCACCTGACCGCGGCGAAGGCGCCGCCGGACGCCCGCACCTACGCGGCTGCGATCCGCGCCGCGCAGGCGGCGGGGATGGGTCCGGTGACCGCGGAGCTGCTCGAGAAGATGGGCCAGCGCCCGGATCTGGCGGCGGCATTCGCCGTCGAGAAGGCATGGGTTGCCGAACAGGCGGGCGGGGCGGAGGCGGCAGCCCGATCGATCACGGCGAGCGGCATCGACCTCGAGGAGCCCGCGAACGAGGCCGCCCTGCGCGCGCTCGTGGACGCCGAGCTGGCATCGGGCCAGGGCGAGCAGGCGCTCGAGCGGATCGACGCGGCGCTGCGCCAGGCGCCCGAGCGCGCGTCGCTCCGCGACGCGCGCGGCCGGGTGCTGCTCCGGCTGGGCAGGGCCGCCGAGGCGAAGGCGGCCTTCGAGCGGGCCGCGGCGAGCGATCCGGACTACGGCCCGGCCCGCTCGGGCCTCGGCGCGATCGCGGCCCGGGAAGGAGACCTCGAGGCGGCGCTGCGCCACTTCGACGAGGCGGCACGCGCGCCGCTGCCCGATCCCGAGGCGGACTTCAAGGCCGCGCAGGCGGCCGGGGCGCTCGGCCGTCACGACGAGGCGGTGCGGCGCTATCGCCTGGTGCTGGTGGACCAGCCGGACCACGCCGGCGCGAACAACGACCTCGCTTGGATCCTGGCCGAACGCAAGGAAGACCTCGACGGCGCCCTCGCGCTCGCCGAGCGCGCTGCCCGCCTGGCTCCCTCCGCCCGCACCTTCGACACGCTCGCGTTCGTCCAGATGCAGCGGGGCGAGGGCGACGCGGCGCGCGGGACCCTGGAGGGCGCGCTCGAGAAGGAGGCCGGGCAGCCGACGCTGCTGTACCGCCTGGGGCTCGTACGCAAAGCGGGCGGAGATCGCGAGGGCGCCGCGAATGCCTTGCGCCAGGCGCTCGAGGCCGGCGCCTTTCCCGAAGCGGACGCGGCGCGCGCGGAGCTCGCGAGCCTCGAGCAGGGCCAGCCGTGA
- a CDS encoding sulfatase has protein sequence MLQRLLAKRARWWVVAGVLLAAGLASQVRITPPPRSAGTLADLRALRERDDLHVVLILVDTLRADHLSVSGYARPTTPFLEEISRYGIRFARARSQSSWTKTSMASLWTARYPARTAVFDYSHVVPEGLVMAAEAFQAGGFRTTGIYRNTWLLPNAGFDRGFDVYLQPVPSTARARFQRASRPGHHELQGTDLDVVDAALEFFRSHPGERSFLYLHLMDAHQYLYESASGLFGTKLVDSYDNAIHWTDRLLSAFFKGLADQDLLRRTLIVIASDHGEEFMEHGAEGHARNLYREVTDVPLVISPPFNLEQPIVVEETVRNIDIVPTLLDLAGLPPIPGADGISLLPLIEAVAAGRAPGAAAPGRDFALLDRAWADLDTPHQLTQSITAGGLRLIVEDCVEDGVTLFDLGADPGETRNLAPDRPEQVAALRAEIDAHFTAATGETRATEMALDQAQIERLRELGYVLGAPRPGGEPPPTRCPPAQDAPGAGAAAS, from the coding sequence ATGCTGCAGCGGCTGCTTGCGAAGCGCGCGCGCTGGTGGGTCGTCGCGGGCGTGCTGCTCGCTGCCGGCCTCGCGAGCCAGGTGCGGATCACGCCGCCGCCCCGCTCCGCGGGCACGCTCGCGGACCTGCGAGCACTCCGCGAGCGCGACGACCTCCACGTCGTCCTGATCCTGGTCGACACGCTGCGGGCCGACCATCTCTCGGTCTCCGGCTACGCGCGGCCGACGACACCCTTCCTCGAAGAGATCTCGCGCTACGGCATCCGCTTCGCCCGCGCCCGTTCCCAGTCGAGCTGGACCAAGACCTCGATGGCCTCGCTGTGGACCGCGCGCTACCCCGCCCGCACGGCGGTCTTCGACTACTCGCACGTCGTCCCCGAAGGCCTCGTGATGGCGGCCGAGGCCTTCCAGGCCGGAGGCTTCCGGACCACCGGCATCTACCGCAACACCTGGCTCCTGCCGAATGCCGGCTTCGACCGGGGCTTCGACGTCTACCTGCAGCCCGTCCCGAGCACCGCGCGCGCGCGCTTCCAGAGGGCCTCGCGCCCGGGCCATCACGAGCTCCAGGGCACCGATCTCGACGTCGTGGACGCCGCGCTCGAGTTCTTCCGCTCCCATCCCGGGGAGCGCTCGTTCCTCTACCTCCACCTGATGGACGCCCACCAGTACCTCTACGAGAGCGCGTCGGGGCTGTTCGGGACGAAGCTGGTGGACAGCTACGACAACGCGATCCACTGGACCGACCGCCTGCTCTCGGCCTTCTTCAAGGGGCTTGCGGACCAGGACCTCCTGCGCCGCACCCTGATCGTGATCGCCTCGGACCACGGTGAGGAGTTCATGGAGCACGGCGCCGAGGGGCACGCGCGGAACCTGTACCGCGAGGTGACGGACGTACCGCTCGTGATCTCACCGCCCTTCAACCTCGAGCAGCCGATCGTGGTCGAGGAGACGGTGCGCAACATCGACATCGTGCCGACCCTGCTCGACCTGGCGGGCCTGCCTCCGATCCCGGGCGCCGACGGCATCTCGCTGCTGCCCCTGATCGAGGCCGTCGCCGCAGGCCGCGCTCCCGGCGCCGCCGCGCCCGGGCGCGACTTCGCGCTCCTCGACCGGGCCTGGGCCGACCTCGACACGCCGCACCAGCTCACGCAGTCGATCACCGCCGGCGGCCTGCGGCTCATCGTCGAGGACTGCGTCGAGGATGGCGTCACGCTCTTCGATCTCGGCGCCGACCCGGGCGAGACCCGCAACCTCGCGCCCGACCGTCCCGAGCAGGTCGCGGCGCTGCGCGCCGAGATCGACGCGCACTTCACGGCCGCCACGGGGGAGACGCGGGCGACCGAGATGGCGCTCGACCAGGCGCAGATCGAGCGCCTCCGGGAGCTCGGCTACGTCCTCGGCGCACCCCGACCCGGAGGCGAGCCGCCGCCGACCCGCTGTCCGCCGGCGCAGGACGCGCCGGGAGCCGGCGCCGCCGCCTCCTGA
- a CDS encoding sulfatase, with protein MLRGLACGLLLAAAPGCGEERVQPAAPATAPAPPARPARVVLVSIDTLRADHVGAWGAAGAWTPNLDALAARGTRFADTVSPAPITLPSHASLLTAREPYAHGVHHNGVFRLAGAHPTLAERMREAGFATAGFVSAYVLDRSFGLARGFGHWDDQLSPRGPGRGLVAMAERRGDATVAAVEAWLAHAPERFFLFVHLYDPHSEYAPPPPFEARFRARPYAGEIAFADAQLGRLLAALDARFPDRATLVAVTSDHGESLGEHGEPTHSYGVYDATQHVPLLLAGPGVPVGRVVGAQVRLVDVAPTLLALAGAPPLVPAEGRSLEPLWAGREDAPRTAYLETLATRLEQGWSPLFGLRSGGWKYVRAPRPELYALGTDPDETRDLSQQEPARLAALAAELDALLAGAPRPAAPAAGDALVRAQLERLGYAIAPAAAALAPLGRVDGIDPKEAIGAVAAVHDANGLLAADRPREAKARLDPIPARGFAVLQMRALVELALGDLPAARAAADAALAAAPERSDAHELDAAVCLQEGQLDGAEAALARALELAPGTGGPLATLGVIAEQRGDLPGAERRYREALGARAPAPGALWRLAALLLARGDRSAAFALLAQAPPRLLADPLAALRLAQVENGAGRPELALLRVEAALREHPRSGALLRAAEALREAQGDLAGAAEARAAARALEPDPGD; from the coding sequence GTGCTCCGCGGGCTCGCCTGCGGCCTGCTGCTCGCCGCGGCGCCGGGCTGCGGCGAGGAACGCGTGCAGCCGGCTGCCCCCGCCACGGCTCCGGCACCGCCGGCGCGGCCGGCGCGCGTGGTGCTGGTCAGCATCGACACCCTGCGTGCCGACCACGTCGGTGCCTGGGGCGCCGCCGGCGCCTGGACGCCGAACCTCGATGCGCTCGCCGCGCGCGGCACCCGCTTCGCGGACACCGTGAGCCCGGCCCCGATCACGCTGCCCTCCCACGCGTCGCTGCTCACCGCTCGCGAGCCCTACGCCCACGGGGTCCACCACAACGGCGTGTTCCGCCTCGCCGGCGCGCACCCGACGCTCGCCGAGCGCATGCGCGAGGCCGGCTTCGCCACGGCCGGCTTCGTCTCGGCCTACGTGCTCGACCGCAGCTTCGGGCTCGCGCGCGGCTTCGGGCACTGGGACGACCAGCTCTCCCCCCGCGGTCCGGGGCGCGGCCTGGTGGCGATGGCGGAGCGCCGCGGCGACGCGACCGTCGCGGCCGTGGAGGCGTGGCTGGCGCACGCGCCCGAGCGCTTCTTCCTGTTCGTGCACCTCTACGACCCGCACTCCGAGTACGCGCCGCCACCACCCTTCGAGGCGCGCTTCCGCGCCCGGCCCTACGCCGGCGAGATCGCCTTCGCCGACGCGCAGCTCGGGCGCCTGCTGGCCGCGCTCGACGCGCGCTTCCCGGACCGCGCCACGCTGGTCGCGGTGACGAGCGACCACGGCGAGAGCCTCGGCGAGCACGGCGAGCCCACCCACTCCTACGGCGTCTACGACGCCACCCAGCACGTCCCGCTGCTGCTCGCCGGGCCCGGCGTGCCGGTGGGCCGGGTCGTCGGCGCCCAGGTGCGGCTCGTGGACGTGGCGCCCACGCTGCTGGCCCTGGCGGGGGCACCGCCGCTCGTGCCGGCCGAGGGCCGCAGCCTCGAGCCGCTCTGGGCCGGCCGCGAGGACGCGCCGCGCACGGCGTACCTCGAGACGCTCGCCACCCGCCTCGAGCAGGGATGGAGCCCGCTCTTCGGCCTGCGCAGCGGCGGCTGGAAGTACGTGCGCGCGCCGCGCCCCGAGCTCTACGCGCTCGGGACCGACCCGGACGAGACGCGCGACCTATCGCAGCAGGAGCCGGCGCGGCTTGCGGCGCTCGCGGCCGAGCTCGACGCGCTGCTCGCGGGCGCGCCGCGGCCCGCAGCGCCGGCGGCCGGCGACGCGCTCGTGCGCGCGCAGCTCGAACGGCTCGGCTACGCGATCGCCCCAGCCGCCGCCGCGCTGGCGCCGCTCGGGCGGGTGGACGGGATCGACCCGAAGGAGGCGATCGGCGCGGTGGCTGCGGTGCACGACGCGAACGGCCTGCTCGCCGCGGACCGGCCCCGCGAGGCGAAGGCGCGGCTCGACCCGATCCCGGCACGCGGCTTCGCCGTGCTCCAGATGCGCGCGCTCGTGGAGCTCGCGCTCGGCGACCTCCCGGCCGCGCGCGCCGCCGCGGACGCGGCGCTGGCCGCCGCGCCCGAGCGTTCGGATGCGCACGAGCTCGACGCCGCAGTCTGCCTGCAGGAGGGGCAGCTCGATGGCGCCGAAGCCGCCCTCGCTCGCGCGCTCGAGCTCGCGCCTGGCACCGGCGGTCCGCTCGCGACGCTCGGGGTGATCGCCGAGCAGCGCGGCGACCTTCCCGGGGCGGAGCGCCGGTATCGCGAAGCCCTCGGCGCGCGCGCGCCGGCGCCGGGTGCGCTCTGGCGGCTGGCGGCCCTGCTGCTCGCACGCGGCGATCGCAGCGCGGCCTTCGCCCTGCTCGCGCAGGCGCCGCCCCGCCTGCTCGCCGACCCGCTCGCCGCGCTGCGGCTGGCCCAGGTCGAGAACGGAGCGGGGCGCCCGGAGCTCGCCCTGCTGCGGGTCGAGGCCGCCCTGCGCGAGCACCCGCGCAGCGGGGCCCTGCTGCGAGCTGCGGAGGCCCTGCGGGAGGCCCAGGGCGACCTTGCCGGGGCCGCCGAGGCGCGCGCCGCCGCGCGCGCGCTCGAGCCGGACCCCGGCGACTGA
- a CDS encoding fused MFS/spermidine synthase, translating to MRDRSFWPVALCFLLSGFAALIYQTAWTRAFAFVFGTSELAVATVLAAYMGGLAAGSWVAGRHAHRVRRPVLVYGALEGGIAAAALAVPLAVRAATALHGVLFGGQPEVPSSGGTGSALYFLGSSFLILLVPTALMGATLPLLARSGVHTQSQIGSRIGALYALNTAGAVAGTGMAAFWLLPALGLSRTVLVAVAANVVVFAIAAALARTAPPLAPATASTATPRRGFHWILPAVLVSGAVSFGYEVFWFRLLSHLLGGSVHAFSTMLASFLIGIAAGSAIAARLASSPERGGRGFAIAQLGIAALSVVAYTLLDRTPALAGLLAGVPREGADALIAIAVLLPGTLCIGATFPFAVRVLARTPEEASAATARVYAWNTVGAIAGSIGAGFWLIPALGFPGALAAFVAASALLALLAATASVPRAPGLALGAAALALAAVLVPLEPPWTLLRTGPLVREPQPGKVAFDAVGRTATVLLLDEGSQWSLRTNGLPESTVMGRHGRPMKFGSGRWLGILPTLARPESRELLVVGLGGGVAIELVPPSIERIDVIELEPEVVEANRRLSPLRRFDPLADPRVRVHVNDARGALQLTSRRFDAIVSQPSHPWTAGASHLYTREFFQLARRHLRPGGVLVQWMGMHFVDTELLRVLLATLLDSFPHVRVYGPYLAGEFAFVASEQPLPIEETSARALAAAPGFFARLGLLAPEAIAADLLLDEQGVRAFAAGAPVGTDDRNLLQTRSPGVIARNAGLTPAAALAALAGQDPLPGLVRRMDPLLLADALQAHAATARALQVADGVEEDPGLRHTVLGWIAASSGQAQRAGQELDAALAKDPHQPFARAALLRVRRGAYLRSPETLAQLAPLAPEEQAVLDAWRALEAGDEAASAALEPRLAAIDPRHPLAREALRARADARVARGDPASAVEALALLDDAMQYGARPEDFVARARAALLAGDPDESIDTLAQLLPWVESNPNPGAIAQQALAFLDGIPADADAMGRRAGIRVRFERAAHGGRQAPRGAARARGGRTPSG from the coding sequence TTGCGGGACCGCAGCTTCTGGCCCGTCGCCCTCTGCTTCCTGCTGTCGGGCTTCGCGGCCCTGATCTACCAGACGGCCTGGACCCGCGCGTTCGCCTTCGTCTTCGGCACCTCGGAGCTCGCGGTCGCCACCGTGCTGGCGGCCTACATGGGCGGGCTCGCGGCCGGCTCCTGGGTGGCCGGCCGCCACGCGCACCGGGTGCGGCGGCCGGTGCTCGTCTACGGCGCGCTCGAGGGCGGCATCGCGGCGGCGGCGCTGGCGGTCCCGCTCGCCGTGCGCGCCGCGACCGCACTCCATGGCGTGCTCTTCGGAGGGCAGCCCGAGGTGCCATCCTCGGGCGGCACGGGGTCGGCGCTCTACTTCCTCGGGTCGTCGTTCCTGATCCTGCTCGTCCCGACGGCGCTGATGGGCGCGACCCTGCCCCTGCTCGCGCGCTCCGGGGTGCACACGCAGAGCCAGATCGGCTCGCGGATCGGCGCCCTCTACGCCCTGAACACGGCCGGTGCCGTCGCCGGCACCGGGATGGCGGCCTTCTGGCTGCTGCCGGCCCTGGGCCTCTCGAGGACGGTGCTGGTGGCGGTGGCCGCCAACGTGGTGGTCTTCGCCATCGCCGCCGCGCTCGCTCGGACGGCGCCACCGCTCGCCCCCGCGACGGCGAGCACCGCCACGCCCCGGCGCGGCTTCCACTGGATCCTGCCGGCCGTGCTCGTCTCGGGTGCGGTCTCGTTCGGCTACGAGGTGTTCTGGTTCCGGCTGCTCTCGCATCTCCTCGGCGGCAGCGTGCACGCCTTCTCGACGATGCTGGCGAGCTTCCTGATCGGCATCGCGGCCGGCTCCGCGATCGCGGCCCGCCTCGCGTCGAGCCCGGAGCGCGGCGGGCGCGGCTTCGCGATCGCCCAGCTCGGGATCGCGGCGCTCTCGGTCGTGGCATACACACTTCTCGATCGCACGCCGGCGCTCGCCGGCCTGCTGGCCGGGGTTCCGCGCGAGGGGGCCGACGCGCTGATCGCGATCGCCGTCCTGCTGCCGGGCACGCTCTGCATCGGTGCCACCTTCCCGTTCGCGGTGCGGGTGCTGGCGCGCACCCCCGAGGAGGCCAGCGCCGCCACCGCGCGCGTCTACGCCTGGAACACGGTCGGTGCGATCGCGGGCTCGATCGGCGCGGGCTTCTGGCTGATCCCGGCGCTGGGCTTCCCGGGCGCGCTCGCGGCGTTCGTCGCGGCGAGCGCGCTGCTCGCGCTCCTCGCCGCCACGGCGAGCGTCCCGCGCGCGCCGGGGCTCGCGCTCGGTGCAGCGGCGCTCGCGCTCGCGGCCGTCCTGGTGCCGCTCGAGCCGCCCTGGACGCTCCTGCGCACCGGCCCGCTCGTGCGCGAGCCGCAGCCCGGCAAGGTCGCCTTCGACGCCGTCGGCCGCACCGCCACCGTGCTCCTGCTCGACGAGGGCAGCCAGTGGAGCCTGCGCACGAACGGGCTGCCCGAGTCGACGGTCATGGGCCGTCACGGCCGGCCCATGAAGTTCGGGAGCGGCCGCTGGCTCGGGATCCTGCCGACGCTCGCGCGGCCGGAGAGCCGCGAGCTGCTGGTGGTCGGCCTCGGCGGCGGCGTCGCCATCGAGCTGGTGCCGCCCTCGATCGAGCGCATCGACGTGATCGAGCTCGAGCCCGAGGTCGTCGAGGCGAACCGCCGGCTCTCGCCGCTGCGGCGCTTCGACCCGCTCGCCGATCCGCGCGTGCGCGTCCACGTGAACGACGCCCGCGGCGCGCTCCAGCTCACGAGCCGGCGCTTCGACGCGATCGTCTCCCAGCCCTCGCACCCCTGGACCGCCGGGGCGTCGCACCTCTACACGCGGGAGTTCTTCCAGCTCGCGCGCCGCCATCTGCGCCCGGGCGGGGTCCTGGTGCAGTGGATGGGCATGCACTTCGTCGACACGGAGCTCCTGCGGGTGCTGCTCGCGACGCTGCTCGACAGCTTCCCCCACGTGCGCGTGTACGGCCCCTACCTGGCTGGCGAGTTTGCGTTCGTGGCCTCGGAGCAGCCGCTGCCGATCGAGGAGACCTCGGCCCGGGCGCTCGCCGCCGCGCCGGGCTTCTTTGCCCGCCTGGGCCTGTTGGCGCCCGAGGCGATCGCCGCCGACCTGCTGCTCGACGAGCAGGGGGTGCGCGCGTTCGCCGCCGGTGCGCCCGTCGGCACCGACGACCGGAACCTGCTCCAGACGCGCTCGCCGGGCGTGATCGCGAGGAATGCCGGACTCACGCCGGCGGCCGCGCTCGCCGCTCTGGCCGGGCAGGACCCCCTGCCCGGGCTCGTCCGGCGCATGGATCCGCTGCTGCTCGCCGACGCGCTGCAGGCGCACGCCGCCACCGCGCGGGCGCTGCAGGTCGCCGACGGGGTGGAGGAGGACCCGGGGCTGCGGCACACGGTGCTCGGCTGGATCGCCGCGTCCTCCGGCCAGGCGCAGCGTGCCGGACAGGAGCTCGACGCGGCGCTCGCGAAGGACCCGCACCAGCCCTTCGCGCGGGCGGCGCTGCTGCGCGTGCGGCGCGGCGCCTACCTGCGCTCACCCGAGACGCTCGCGCAGCTCGCGCCGCTCGCGCCCGAGGAGCAGGCGGTGCTCGACGCCTGGCGCGCGCTCGAGGCCGGCGACGAGGCCGCTTCCGCGGCCCTCGAGCCGCGCCTCGCCGCGATCGACCCCCGCCATCCGCTGGCCCGGGAAGCGCTGCGCGCGCGCGCCGATGCGCGCGTCGCCCGCGGCGACCCGGCCAGCGCGGTCGAGGCGCTGGCGCTGCTCGACGACGCCATGCAGTACGGCGCGCGCCCGGAGGACTTCGTAGCGCGCGCGCGTGCGGCGCTGCTGGCGGGGGATCCCGACGAGTCGATCGACACGCTCGCGCAGCTCCTGCCGTGGGTCGAGTCGAACCCGAACCCGGGCGCGATCGCGCAGCAGGCGCTCGCGTTCCTCGACGGGATCCCCGCGGACGCCGACGCCATGGGCCGGCGAGCCGGGATCCGCGTGCGCTTCGAGCGGGCCGCGCACGGCGGACGCCAGGCCCCGCGAGGCGCCGCACGCGCCCGGGGCGGGCGAACCCCTTCGGGATGA